The following proteins come from a genomic window of Candidatus Paceibacterota bacterium:
- a CDS encoding class I SAM-dependent methyltransferase encodes MERSAVKDSLVTCRSGEGVEIRASLLRVTRYLAVFEVYNPSLVLQASEVLADFKVTIQERPIYAGRAVVTTLVNTGTMLLCEAKLDETGFLLASFSPERGSTWLQEGFENFLHHWQKIYKVLPDFKVVVADMQAFLADLRLWLDQVELEMRSAPSSSRLETQKRVMEEIGGAMVPAFNAMHERLESVSEGIDADLRPVHQNFAKRQLHPLVLCSPFAYRTYQKPLGYAGDYEMVDMILRDPYEGSSLFAKVMNLWFWSQWPARAHRNRIEHLKRLLAEETRRKVSRGQPVRILNLGCGPAREIQEFLAEEPLCDKARFNLLDFNEETIRYTSRVLEDCRRRYGRRTHIEIQKKSVHHVLKEGARPIADVTEKSYDLIYCAGLLDYLSDRTCAQLMTVLYDWLAPGGLLAATNVEDCRPFRHMLEFVLDWHLIYRGTRKSAALLPQRVAVENTRIFKDPTEVNVFIETRKPEDG; translated from the coding sequence ATGGAACGTAGCGCAGTCAAAGACAGCCTGGTAACCTGCCGGAGTGGCGAGGGTGTCGAGATCCGCGCCAGTCTTTTACGGGTGACCCGGTATCTGGCGGTGTTCGAGGTGTATAACCCGAGCCTGGTCTTGCAGGCGTCCGAGGTGCTGGCGGATTTCAAGGTTACTATCCAGGAGCGCCCGATCTACGCCGGGCGGGCCGTCGTGACTACCCTGGTCAACACCGGCACGATGCTCCTGTGTGAGGCTAAGCTCGATGAAACGGGCTTCCTCCTCGCGTCGTTTTCTCCCGAAAGGGGCTCAACTTGGTTGCAGGAGGGGTTCGAAAACTTCCTGCATCATTGGCAGAAGATCTACAAGGTTCTGCCCGACTTCAAAGTCGTGGTGGCGGACATGCAGGCCTTTCTGGCAGACCTCCGACTTTGGCTGGACCAAGTCGAGCTGGAAATGCGCTCGGCGCCTTCCAGCAGCCGGCTGGAAACGCAAAAACGCGTCATGGAGGAAATCGGCGGCGCGATGGTCCCGGCATTCAACGCCATGCACGAACGGTTGGAGAGCGTTTCCGAGGGCATTGACGCGGACCTGCGGCCGGTCCATCAGAATTTCGCCAAGCGGCAATTGCACCCGCTCGTGCTGTGCTCGCCGTTCGCGTACCGGACTTACCAGAAACCGCTGGGTTACGCGGGCGACTACGAAATGGTGGACATGATTCTGCGCGACCCGTATGAAGGCAGCTCGCTGTTTGCCAAGGTGATGAATCTGTGGTTCTGGAGCCAGTGGCCGGCCCGGGCGCACCGCAATCGCATTGAACATCTGAAGCGGTTGCTGGCGGAGGAAACCCGGCGGAAGGTCAGTCGGGGGCAGCCCGTGCGCATACTGAATTTGGGCTGTGGTCCCGCGCGCGAAATCCAGGAGTTTCTCGCCGAGGAGCCGTTGTGCGACAAGGCGCGATTCAACCTGCTGGATTTCAACGAGGAGACCATCCGATACACGAGCCGGGTATTGGAGGATTGCAGACGACGATACGGCCGAAGAACTCACATTGAGATTCAAAAGAAGTCCGTGCACCACGTGCTCAAGGAAGGAGCCAGGCCAATCGCGGATGTGACGGAGAAGTCGTACGATCTTATTTATTGCGCCGGCCTGCTGGATTATCTTTCGGACCGCACATGTGCGCAATTGATGACTGTCTTATACGATTGGCTGGCCCCGGGAGGGCTGCTGGCGGCAACGAATGTGGAGGATTGCAGGCCGTTCCGTCACATGTTGGAGTTTGTTCTGGACTGGCACCTGATCTATCGGGGGACTAGGAAGAGCGCCGCGCTGCTGCCGCAGCGAGTCGCGGTGGAGAACACACGTATCTTCAAGGACCCCACGGAAGTGAATGTCT
- a CDS encoding DUF2156 domain-containing protein, whose translation MARARIIEGEEARSLGRKDKWNLVSPFLTQHGREGIAYATLQEGMEYFITESGYIAYTRVQHPLFARQAKRIVFSDPVCAPQDLSNLIRGFLARDPRAAFCIISEECAAALRPMGFKVNCIGCEPLIPIQTYNTRGNWKELDLIKRAWNETRREGLTIREEDEAGLNRRREELCALSAKWIASKKINDREIWLYARRPVFDFEEGVRKFVAYDPEGRVAGFAFYDPMYCDGQAFGYSANIVRCDEQRFGRLATAIHMAAAERFKSEGREVLNLLLAPFAKLDSGHYNEDWGARLFFKLSARFGNSIYNFDGLSFHKSKYRGVERPLYFASNGFLPSSDIYLAFASAGMADGCLATFGKLVRGMLAAGRIRKVK comes from the coding sequence ATGGCGAGGGCAAGAATTATCGAAGGCGAGGAAGCCCGGAGCCTTGGCCGCAAGGACAAGTGGAACTTGGTTTCGCCATTCCTGACCCAGCACGGGCGTGAGGGTATCGCCTACGCTACGCTGCAAGAGGGAATGGAGTACTTCATCACGGAGTCCGGCTACATCGCTTACACCAGGGTCCAGCATCCGCTTTTTGCGCGCCAGGCCAAGCGCATCGTCTTTTCCGACCCGGTTTGCGCCCCCCAAGACCTGTCGAACCTCATTCGCGGCTTCCTGGCCCGAGACCCTCGTGCTGCCTTTTGCATCATCTCCGAGGAGTGCGCTGCCGCGCTGCGGCCGATGGGCTTCAAGGTAAACTGCATAGGGTGTGAGCCGCTGATCCCGATTCAGACGTACAACACGAGGGGAAACTGGAAGGAACTGGACTTGATCAAACGGGCGTGGAACGAAACACGGCGGGAAGGTCTCACGATCCGGGAAGAAGACGAGGCCGGGTTGAATCGGCGGCGGGAGGAATTGTGCGCGCTGTCCGCCAAGTGGATTGCGTCAAAGAAGATAAACGACCGGGAGATTTGGCTATATGCGCGGCGCCCGGTATTTGATTTCGAGGAAGGGGTGCGCAAGTTCGTGGCCTACGACCCGGAGGGCCGGGTAGCCGGGTTCGCGTTCTACGATCCGATGTATTGCGACGGACAGGCTTTCGGCTATTCGGCAAACATCGTGCGGTGCGACGAGCAGCGATTCGGCCGGCTGGCTACCGCCATCCACATGGCGGCAGCGGAGAGGTTTAAGTCCGAGGGCAGGGAGGTGCTAAATCTGCTCTTGGCCCCCTTTGCGAAGCTGGACTCCGGCCACTATAACGAGGATTGGGGTGCCCGCCTTTTCTTCAAGCTAAGCGCCCGTTTTGGCAACAGCATCTACAACTTTGACGGGTTGTCGTTCCACAAGTCGAAGTATCGCGGCGTGGAGCGACCGTTGTATTTTGCCTCGAACGGTTTTCTACCCAGCAGCGACATCTACCTGGCTTTTGCCTCGGCGGGCATGGCCGATGGCTGTCTGGCAACGTTCGGAAAGCTCGTGCGGGGCATGCTGGCCGCCGGTAGGATCAGGAAGGTGAAATAG
- a CDS encoding outer membrane protein transport protein — protein MITNRRRTACVLLAVAAGLSGPSALANGFRLAGQDAFATGRGEAFVATADNASAVYYNPAGLAQLDGSNLRAGGYGIYLDPTFRPPGGRSNSGTTYSVDDHYAVVPQLFYAYAPEDFPLCFGFGAYAPYGGDLSWPQDTGFRTVATKGSLTYLRMNPVVALRLGDKLSVAGGLMVDYADIEMEGGLRRRINPIFPEDFFRFQGNGWSVGYNVGLLWRPHEKVALGATFRSSTPVTFEGDTDFERPTSTPPTHRSAEMDLDFPLGAVVGVSFRPTAKWNLEFDVDYTDWSSYGRTTIHQPGAPDGQESVVPRDVDLTFDWQESWMFGFGVTRYFDNGWHVSAGYLYSQNSVPDDYYSPLAADLDRHFFSVGAGFRGKRFSFDVAYQFGYGPDHTVNGSAPSSLAGVINGQDADGTYDFISHAVFLTVGMRF, from the coding sequence ATGATTACGAACAGGCGCAGAACAGCGTGTGTGCTATTGGCGGTGGCGGCAGGGCTCTCTGGTCCGAGCGCGCTGGCGAATGGGTTTCGGCTGGCGGGTCAGGATGCCTTTGCGACCGGGCGTGGGGAGGCGTTCGTGGCGACTGCGGATAATGCATCGGCAGTGTATTACAATCCCGCCGGCCTGGCTCAACTCGATGGCAGCAATCTGCGAGCCGGTGGGTATGGCATCTATCTCGACCCGACGTTCCGACCGCCAGGCGGTCGGTCTAACAGCGGTACGACCTATAGCGTTGACGATCACTACGCGGTGGTGCCGCAGCTTTTCTACGCCTATGCCCCTGAGGATTTCCCGCTGTGCTTCGGCTTCGGCGCCTACGCACCGTACGGGGGCGACCTTAGTTGGCCGCAAGACACGGGATTTCGTACGGTGGCAACGAAGGGTTCGCTGACCTACTTGCGAATGAATCCGGTGGTGGCACTGAGATTGGGAGACAAATTGTCAGTCGCCGGAGGCTTGATGGTGGACTATGCGGATATTGAGATGGAAGGGGGCCTTCGCCGCCGAATCAACCCCATCTTTCCGGAGGACTTCTTCCGATTCCAGGGGAACGGTTGGAGTGTCGGCTACAACGTCGGTCTACTCTGGCGACCGCACGAGAAGGTCGCGCTAGGGGCCACATTTCGCAGTTCCACACCCGTGACTTTCGAGGGGGACACCGACTTCGAGCGCCCCACCTCGACGCCGCCTACTCACCGAAGCGCGGAAATGGACTTGGATTTTCCGCTAGGCGCCGTTGTTGGGGTTTCGTTTCGGCCCACCGCAAAGTGGAATCTGGAATTTGACGTGGATTACACGGATTGGAGCAGTTACGGGCGGACCACAATTCACCAGCCGGGGGCGCCAGACGGCCAGGAGAGTGTGGTGCCCCGGGACGTAGATCTGACTTTTGACTGGCAGGAGAGCTGGATGTTCGGGTTCGGCGTGACGCGGTATTTTGACAATGGCTGGCATGTGAGCGCTGGTTACCTCTATAGTCAGAACTCGGTACCGGATGACTACTATTCGCCACTGGCGGCGGACTTGGACCGGCACTTCTTTAGCGTTGGCGCCGGATTCAGAGGGAAGCGCTTTAGTTTCGACGTGGCATACCAGTTCGGCTACGGACCGGACCACACCGTCAATGGCAGCGCCCCCTCGTCATTGGCGGGAGTCATCAACGGACAGGACGCAGACGGCACGTATGATTTTATCAGTCATGCCGTATTCTTGACGGTGGGCATGCGGTTCTGA
- a CDS encoding SGNH/GDSL hydrolase family protein, which translates to MSSLVRLLAIVLLTVPAVPSAQAAFSSIHVFGDGVSTTTNNPYAGAAYHGLRRSNGRVWVEVLAERQALPNNSVTNVTWTYSTNNYSFFAHYSSLLVQSINGFNAPTDAGTALFVIWVANADFVFNVGNRELGNQAEWTSANHQTIANHWYALTNLYHAKGARTFVMPNAVDITKIPSYVDMSTENKNFVRQNIIEFNAAFYAMLDQARILLPAARIYVPDMFALLDDIAAHPANYGVTNALFEGKTVDALSDETLTDKSLNGPGASYIWWDDTDPTAKVHAVMADITQQLLSPPIVSQLTHLGSSNRLDVANIPIGLNGYVDSRTDLVVGNWFSVTNFNSTAATQTLFTPASGSGHFYRLRFPFAWSWP; encoded by the coding sequence ATGAGCAGCTTAGTTCGTTTGCTCGCAATCGTTTTGCTGACTGTGCCGGCCGTTCCTTCTGCCCAGGCCGCCTTTAGTTCCATCCATGTCTTTGGGGACGGTGTTTCCACCACGACCAATAATCCCTACGCCGGCGCCGCCTACCACGGTCTGCGCCGGTCCAACGGCCGCGTCTGGGTCGAGGTGCTCGCCGAGCGCCAGGCTCTGCCCAATAACAGCGTCACTAACGTCACCTGGACTTACTCCACTAACAACTACTCCTTCTTTGCTCATTACAGCAGCCTCTTGGTGCAAAGCATCAACGGCTTCAATGCCCCCACGGATGCCGGCACAGCACTCTTTGTGATCTGGGTTGCCAATGCCGACTTTGTGTTTAACGTGGGCAACCGCGAGCTGGGCAATCAGGCTGAATGGACCAGCGCCAATCACCAGACCATCGCCAATCATTGGTATGCTCTTACCAATCTTTACCACGCCAAAGGAGCCCGAACGTTCGTCATGCCCAACGCTGTGGATATCACCAAGATTCCCAGCTACGTCGACATGTCCACCGAGAACAAGAACTTTGTTCGCCAAAATATCATTGAGTTCAACGCCGCCTTTTATGCCATGCTGGATCAGGCAAGGATATTATTGCCGGCGGCAAGGATCTATGTCCCGGACATGTTTGCCCTGCTCGATGACATCGCTGCTCACCCCGCCAACTACGGAGTTACCAATGCCCTCTTCGAGGGCAAGACGGTTGATGCGTTGAGCGACGAGACTCTGACCGACAAGTCTTTGAATGGGCCTGGGGCAAGCTACATTTGGTGGGACGACACGGACCCCACAGCCAAAGTTCATGCAGTTATGGCCGACATTACCCAGCAACTACTTTCGCCTCCTATCGTCAGCCAACTCACACACCTCGGCAGCAGCAACCGGTTGGACGTGGCCAACATTCCGATTGGCTTGAATGGTTACGTGGACAGCAGGACGGATCTCGTGGTGGGGAATTGGTTTTCAGTGACCAATTTCAACAGCACGGCCGCAACGCAAACGCTCTTCACGCCAGCCTCCGGCTCTGGCCATTTCTATCGGTTACGGTTCCCCTTTGCGTGGTCCTGGCCTTAA
- a CDS encoding TRL-like family protein, protein MKKLIGYSSMVAVAGLLVGCVGPMGPVGSVGGFIYTDVSGPILATSHSSASKVGQASSTGIICFATGDSSIKAAADSAGITKIQHVDYHTTSVLGVYAKTTVTVYGE, encoded by the coding sequence ATGAAAAAACTGATCGGTTATTCCTCTATGGTCGCGGTGGCTGGGTTGCTAGTTGGTTGCGTTGGCCCGATGGGTCCCGTCGGGAGCGTTGGCGGATTCATCTACACCGACGTATCCGGGCCTATTCTGGCCACAAGCCATTCCTCAGCCAGCAAGGTAGGGCAGGCCTCCTCGACGGGCATCATTTGCTTCGCCACGGGAGACTCCAGCATCAAAGCCGCGGCTGACAGCGCCGGGATTACCAAGATTCAGCACGTGGACTACCACACCACCTCCGTCCTTGGCGTGTATGCAAAGACCACGGTGACGGTTTACGGCGAATAA
- the secA gene encoding preprotein translocase subunit SecA — protein MIGYIVKKFIGSKNDREVRRLRPLVAKINAVEAELQKVPEEVLRQKTAAWKEEMSNIKDNEKLAQRLKEILPEAFAVVKNACRRLCGSEIIVREHPLTWEMIPFDVQLIGGYALHSGRIAEMATGEGKTLVATLPVYLNALSGRGVHIVTVNDYLAARDSEWMGAVYKYLGLTVGCILHDQPPRVRREQYNCDITYGTNAEFGFDYLRDNGMATRKEEQVQRGHYYAIVDEVDSILIDEARTPLIISGPAVITYDEQYANFRPQVEALFRVQERLCNRFLGEAENLLRKLRPGDGSNPEHPEELERQIGLLLFRVKCGQPKSEKLLKLLEEPENLRLMHQAELHLHADQKKIEMYKEKEELFFAIDEKSHDADLTEKGRSNLSPKDPDAFMLPDLSTALHDIDHGPEEDPRKRLEAKTKLQQEFETKAQRIHAISQLLKAYCLYQKDVQYVVQDNKVIIVDENTGRLMTGRRWSDGLHQAVEAKEQVEIERETQTLATITIQNYFRLYHKLAGMTGTAETEASEFFDIYKLGVLVIPTNKPVARKDANDSVYKTRREKYNAVLKEIKEVHGKGRPMLVGTISVEVSEHLSRMLKREGIIHSVLNAKFHQQEAEIVARAGQRGSVTIATNMAGRGTDIKLGPGVAEAGGLHVIGTERHEARRIDRQLRGRCARQGDPGSSHFFISLEDDLMRLFGSDKIVKYMEKMGLEEGQELEHPLLNRSIGQAQKRVEQHNFQIRKRTLEYDDVMNKQREVIYGFRNEIIHGTDVRDRLMDIMEEVVLQKVEQFTTAETDLNEWKVRSLADWVNLNFPIGMPEKEIIKAAESGKEEPVKGSIFGSLSAPQFAVCTFISDSVRKAYEIKISFENPEALKEVERYTILSAIDKLWQEHLYEMDSLRYSIGLRAHGQRDPLIEYKAEAYKIFEELMVNIKTEICHNIFRSASSLMAFENFLRNVPQQASHQSTSAFGGTSTGTSTGSTRRAPQQGSDIVSEAAAAVEKAKPVRVGPKVGRNDPCTCGSGKKYKHCCGKN, from the coding sequence ATGATTGGGTATATCGTAAAGAAGTTCATCGGCTCGAAGAACGACCGGGAGGTCAGGCGCCTCCGTCCCCTGGTCGCGAAGATCAACGCCGTTGAAGCCGAGCTGCAGAAGGTCCCGGAGGAGGTTTTGCGCCAAAAAACCGCCGCCTGGAAGGAGGAAATGTCCAACATCAAGGACAACGAGAAGCTGGCGCAGCGGCTGAAGGAGATTCTGCCGGAGGCATTCGCAGTGGTGAAGAACGCCTGCCGCCGACTCTGCGGATCCGAGATCATCGTGCGCGAGCATCCGCTCACCTGGGAGATGATCCCGTTCGATGTGCAGCTGATTGGTGGTTATGCGCTGCATTCAGGCAGAATTGCGGAAATGGCCACCGGCGAAGGCAAGACCCTGGTGGCGACGCTCCCGGTTTACCTGAACGCCCTGAGCGGGCGGGGCGTGCACATCGTGACGGTCAACGACTACCTGGCAGCGCGCGACAGCGAGTGGATGGGGGCGGTTTACAAATATCTCGGCCTGACGGTCGGCTGCATTTTGCATGACCAGCCGCCCCGCGTGCGGCGGGAGCAGTACAACTGCGACATTACCTACGGCACCAATGCGGAGTTTGGCTTCGACTACCTCCGTGACAACGGCATGGCCACCCGCAAGGAGGAGCAGGTCCAGCGCGGTCATTACTACGCGATAGTGGATGAGGTGGACTCGATCCTCATTGATGAAGCACGCACGCCGCTCATCATCAGTGGCCCGGCCGTGATTACCTATGACGAGCAGTACGCCAATTTCCGGCCGCAGGTGGAGGCGCTCTTCCGCGTGCAGGAGCGGCTCTGCAACCGCTTTCTGGGGGAGGCCGAGAATCTCCTGCGCAAGCTGCGCCCGGGCGACGGGTCCAACCCGGAACACCCTGAGGAACTCGAACGCCAGATCGGGTTGCTGCTCTTCCGTGTCAAGTGCGGTCAGCCCAAGTCGGAGAAACTGCTGAAGCTCCTGGAGGAGCCGGAAAACCTCCGGCTGATGCACCAGGCCGAACTCCACCTCCATGCCGATCAGAAGAAGATCGAGATGTACAAGGAGAAGGAAGAGCTGTTTTTCGCCATTGACGAGAAGAGCCACGACGCCGACCTGACCGAGAAGGGCCGGAGCAATCTCAGCCCGAAGGACCCGGACGCCTTCATGCTGCCCGACCTGAGCACGGCCTTGCACGACATTGATCACGGGCCCGAGGAAGACCCGCGCAAGCGTTTGGAAGCCAAGACCAAGCTCCAGCAGGAGTTCGAAACCAAGGCCCAGCGCATCCACGCGATCTCCCAGTTGCTCAAAGCCTACTGCCTCTACCAGAAAGATGTGCAGTATGTCGTTCAGGACAACAAGGTCATCATCGTGGACGAGAACACCGGCCGCCTGATGACCGGCCGCCGTTGGAGCGATGGCCTGCACCAGGCGGTCGAGGCCAAGGAACAGGTCGAAATCGAGCGCGAGACGCAGACGCTGGCGACGATCACCATTCAGAACTATTTCCGTCTGTACCACAAACTGGCCGGCATGACGGGGACAGCGGAGACGGAGGCTTCCGAGTTCTTTGACATCTACAAGCTGGGCGTGCTGGTCATTCCGACCAACAAGCCGGTGGCGCGCAAAGACGCCAACGACTCGGTTTACAAGACCCGGCGCGAGAAATACAACGCGGTGCTCAAGGAGATAAAGGAAGTTCACGGCAAAGGCCGGCCAATGCTGGTGGGCACGATTTCCGTCGAGGTCAGCGAACACCTCTCACGCATGTTAAAGCGGGAAGGGATCATCCACTCCGTGCTGAACGCCAAGTTCCACCAGCAGGAGGCCGAAATTGTCGCCCGCGCCGGGCAGCGCGGCTCCGTGACGATTGCAACGAACATGGCCGGCCGCGGCACCGACATCAAGCTCGGGCCGGGCGTGGCCGAGGCGGGCGGCTTGCATGTCATTGGCACCGAGCGCCACGAGGCGCGCCGCATTGACCGCCAATTGCGCGGTCGCTGCGCGCGCCAGGGCGACCCGGGCTCCTCGCACTTCTTCATCTCGCTCGAGGACGACCTGATGCGCCTGTTTGGCTCGGACAAGATCGTCAAGTACATGGAGAAGATGGGCCTCGAAGAGGGCCAGGAGCTGGAGCACCCGCTGCTCAATCGCTCCATCGGCCAGGCCCAAAAACGTGTCGAACAGCACAACTTCCAAATCCGGAAGCGCACGCTCGAGTACGATGACGTGATGAATAAACAGCGTGAGGTCATTTACGGCTTCCGCAATGAGATCATCCACGGCACGGACGTCCGCGACCGCCTCATGGACATCATGGAGGAAGTCGTGCTTCAGAAAGTCGAGCAGTTTACCACGGCAGAGACCGATTTAAACGAATGGAAGGTGCGTTCCCTGGCGGACTGGGTGAATCTGAATTTCCCCATCGGCATGCCGGAGAAGGAGATCATCAAGGCCGCCGAATCGGGGAAAGAAGAGCCGGTCAAAGGTTCAATCTTCGGCAGTCTCAGCGCGCCGCAGTTCGCGGTGTGCACCTTCATCTCGGACAGTGTTCGCAAGGCTTACGAGATCAAGATCAGCTTCGAGAACCCCGAGGCGCTCAAAGAGGTCGAGCGCTACACCATCCTGAGCGCCATTGACAAGCTGTGGCAGGAGCATCTCTACGAGATGGACAGCTTGCGTTACAGCATCGGCCTGCGCGCGCACGGCCAGCGCGACCCCCTCATCGAATACAAGGCCGAGGCTTACAAGATCTTTGAGGAGTTGATGGTCAACATCAAGACCGAGATCTGCCACAACATCTTCCGCAGCGCGTCCAGTCTGATGGCCTTTGAGAATTTCCTGCGCAATGTGCCGCAGCAGGCAAGCCATCAGTCCACCAGCGCCTTCGGCGGCACCTCAACCGGGACGAGCACTGGTTCCACCCGCCGCGCCCCGCAGCAAGGCAGCGACATTGTCAGCGAGGCCGCTGCCGCGGTTGAGAAGGCCAAACCCGTCCGGGTTGGCCCAAAGGTTGGCCGGAATGATCCCTGCACGTGCGGCAGTGGAAAGAAATACAAGCATTGCTGCGGTAAGAATTGA
- a CDS encoding secondary thiamine-phosphate synthase enzyme YjbQ, with protein sequence MKSLTEHLWFETPHRCDYLNITGTVEGFVRKSGVQEGLCLVNAMHITASVYINDAEDGLLHDYDVWLEKIAPHAPTSQYEHNRTGEDNADAHMKRQVMGREVVVAITKGKLDLGPWEQIFYGEFDGRRRKRVLVKIIGE encoded by the coding sequence ATGAAATCGCTAACTGAACATCTTTGGTTCGAGACACCGCACCGGTGCGACTACCTCAATATCACCGGCACTGTCGAGGGGTTCGTCCGCAAGAGCGGGGTGCAGGAGGGCTTGTGCCTGGTCAACGCCATGCACATTACCGCCAGCGTCTATATCAACGACGCCGAGGACGGCTTGCTGCACGATTACGACGTGTGGCTCGAGAAGATCGCGCCGCACGCGCCTACCTCTCAATACGAGCACAACCGCACCGGCGAGGACAACGCCGACGCCCACATGAAGCGGCAGGTCATGGGCCGCGAGGTCGTCGTCGCCATCACCAAAGGCAAACTCGACCTCGGCCCTTGGGAACAAATATTCTACGGCGAGTTCGACGGCCGCCGGCGGAAGCGCGTGCTGGTGAAGATCATCGGGGAGTAA
- a CDS encoding SDR family NAD(P)-dependent oxidoreductase produces the protein MRAWLIDKLDGIGGLRLTEVPDPSPGANEVVLQVHYAALNPADRYLAESQYPAKPALPHILGRDGMGTVVAAGCEATGVAVGDRRALLRGEAGGNRPGTFAQRVAVPAHDLIEIPAGWSEAEAAGATLVYLTAYQALTMWGPLSPSSVVLVTGASGGVGVATVQLAAAMGHKVVALSRSLEKRRRLEELGAAATFDPLAPKWRLDLKSVLAPHRVDLAVDNIGGKLLPEVIETLGEHGRVSVVGRLAGPVPSFNTATLFFRRIRLGGVAVGAWTNAESRTAWQEVVSLLSRVGARPQVDKVFPLEQLPQAFERLAQGPMGKVVLAVGTSVKGNFYGKGAVASGALPTP, from the coding sequence ATGAGAGCCTGGCTTATTGACAAGCTTGACGGTATTGGCGGCCTGCGCCTGACCGAGGTGCCCGACCCGAGTCCCGGTGCGAACGAAGTTGTTCTTCAAGTCCATTACGCCGCGCTGAATCCCGCCGATCGCTACCTGGCGGAAAGCCAGTATCCGGCCAAACCAGCGTTGCCCCATATCCTCGGGCGGGACGGCATGGGGACAGTAGTGGCCGCGGGTTGTGAAGCTACTGGTGTCGCTGTGGGCGACCGGCGGGCTCTGCTGCGTGGCGAGGCGGGCGGGAACCGCCCGGGGACCTTTGCCCAGCGGGTGGCGGTGCCGGCGCACGACCTTATCGAGATTCCCGCCGGCTGGAGCGAGGCCGAAGCCGCTGGCGCGACCCTGGTCTATTTGACCGCTTACCAGGCCCTGACGATGTGGGGACCATTATCGCCGTCGTCCGTGGTGCTGGTGACCGGGGCCTCAGGCGGCGTGGGGGTTGCTACGGTGCAACTCGCCGCCGCAATGGGACACAAGGTCGTGGCACTTTCGCGGAGCCTGGAGAAGCGCCGCCGTCTCGAAGAACTGGGCGCCGCCGCCACATTCGATCCCTTGGCCCCAAAGTGGCGCCTGGACCTGAAGTCTGTTCTGGCACCGCATCGGGTTGACCTGGCCGTTGACAATATCGGTGGCAAGCTCCTGCCTGAGGTGATTGAAACCCTGGGCGAGCACGGACGGGTCAGCGTGGTCGGACGCCTCGCAGGCCCGGTCCCCAGCTTCAACACCGCCACGCTGTTCTTCCGACGCATCCGCTTGGGAGGGGTAGCCGTTGGCGCCTGGACCAACGCCGAAAGCCGAACGGCCTGGCAAGAAGTAGTGTCGTTGCTTTCACGCGTTGGGGCCCGCCCCCAAGTGGACAAGGTCTTTCCTTTGGAGCAGCTCCCGCAGGCGTTCGAACGACTTGCCCAGGGCCCCATGGGCAAGGTGGTGCTGGCCGTTGGCACCTCGGTCAAGGGGAACTTCTATGGCAAAGGCGCTGTCGCCTCCGGCGCTCTTCCAACCCCATGA
- a CDS encoding aldo/keto reductase, with translation MKTRQLGKSGLSVSAIGLGCMGMSEFYGPGDEKEAMATIHRALDLGATFLDTADMYGIGANEILVGKAIRDRRGQVVLATKFGNVRDAAGNYLGVNGRPAYVRSACDASLRRLGLEVIDLYYQHRVDPQVPIEDTVGAMRDLVTAGKVRYLGLSEAAPQTLRRAVKVHPIAALQTEYSLWSRDVEAEILPTCRELGIGFVAYSPLGRGFLTGRIRKLEDLAEGDWRRNAPRFKAENLTHNLELVRRIESTAKAKRCTPAQLALAWVLAQGEDIIPIPGTKRRAYLEENLEALNVHLTPGDAKSLGESATTGLVAGDRYPAQAMQAVNR, from the coding sequence ATGAAGACGCGACAACTTGGCAAGAGCGGATTATCAGTTTCGGCCATCGGATTGGGTTGCATGGGCATGTCGGAGTTTTATGGGCCGGGCGACGAAAAGGAGGCCATGGCCACAATCCACCGCGCGCTGGACCTGGGCGCGACTTTTCTCGATACGGCGGACATGTACGGCATTGGCGCCAATGAGATACTGGTTGGCAAAGCCATCCGGGACCGACGCGGCCAGGTGGTGTTGGCCACCAAGTTTGGCAATGTCCGCGACGCCGCCGGAAACTACCTCGGCGTGAACGGCCGACCCGCTTATGTGCGCTCCGCCTGCGATGCCAGCCTGAGGCGGCTCGGCTTGGAGGTCATTGATCTCTACTACCAGCACCGCGTTGACCCGCAAGTCCCCATCGAAGATACCGTTGGCGCCATGCGCGACCTGGTGACTGCTGGCAAGGTGCGATATCTCGGGCTCTCGGAAGCCGCGCCGCAGACCCTTCGTCGCGCCGTCAAAGTTCATCCCATTGCGGCGCTGCAAACCGAGTACTCGCTCTGGTCGCGCGATGTCGAGGCCGAGATTCTGCCCACTTGCCGGGAACTGGGCATAGGCTTTGTGGCCTACAGCCCGCTGGGGCGGGGCTTTCTGACCGGCAGGATTCGAAAGCTTGAAGACCTGGCGGAGGGTGATTGGCGACGGAACGCACCGCGGTTCAAGGCTGAAAACCTCACGCACAATCTCGAATTGGTGCGCCGCATTGAAAGCACCGCCAAGGCCAAACGCTGCACCCCAGCTCAATTAGCCTTGGCCTGGGTCCTGGCCCAGGGCGAGGACATCATTCCCATCCCTGGCACCAAACGGCGAGCTTACCTGGAAGAAAACCTGGAGGCACTGAATGTCCACCTGACACCCGGTGATGCGAAAAGCCTCGGCGAATCCGCCACGACAGGCTTGGTGGCCGGCGATCGCTATCCTGCCCAAGCCATGCAGGCGGTGAACCGCTAG